The Dioscorea cayenensis subsp. rotundata cultivar TDr96_F1 chromosome 8, TDr96_F1_v2_PseudoChromosome.rev07_lg8_w22 25.fasta, whole genome shotgun sequence genome segment AGGATCAAAATGCTATAACATAAGCAAAAAAAGATCATTCTATAAGGGTTACAGCATTCCAACTCATTTCATCAGCAGAGTACATGACGAGTATTTATGCTATAGATATCTATATGGAAGTCGGATGGCATCTGCAATGAATGAGTACTAAGGCTTGAGTCACAAGTGAGTATTTTGTAGATTCTGATGGATCAAAACTAAAGGTTAAGCAACAGTTCCATCTGGACTCAAAATGGCACATTTGTTACAACAGAAGGAAAAACTTTTACTAAACTAATGAAGAATGAACCTACATGAGAGCCCAAATATACTCACCACTCAAGTTTTCTGCGATCACAGAAGCAGAGTAGTCGGCCATCATTTGCGTAAATCCTATAATTATGATAAACGGGAGATTTGCATGAGAATTTCTGAACGAAGAGTTCCCGAGAGGCTTTCTTTCCAACTGGCACTGTAGAATGTCCTCCATTTTGCTTCAAGAATAACGTAGTAGGCTGCCTTAAATTGAGCTCAGACAAAAGAGaacaattatatattgataatggGCAGCAACCAGAGGGGTCAAGATGCTTTTGCAGGTATCTTCTGAACATATCATCTATGTTGCTATTCACCTCCTGAAGTAGATAGCACAGTTCACCCATATGGGCAATGACAACAGGTGATGGAGATGGAAGGGAAGGATAATTAGTTGAAGAGCAATAACTCATATCAGCTTCCACTTCAATGTCATGGATTTCTTTTGCATCCTTTGGAGCTTTTGTAGCAAGAGATACTATAGCCTGATCTGACATGATATACCGCAAACTTTCATCATGGATGCGAGcctgaaatgaaataaaaaaattatgaggtaactaaataaacatattattcGAACTAAATAAATTTGGCCAACCACATCAAATGTGTCTCACTAGTTAAGTTCAAGAATTgtatgaacaaaaaaatttaagaattgcAATTCATATATCAGATCAAACAAACCATTATGTCCCTCCAAGCACACAATTTCCATATTCGATCCTGTAATGGAGAGAAATCATAGAATATGAGTTAACAATAGTATAATGAACTGTGTTCTCTTTATAAGTGATGAACTGTGTTCTCTTCTATAAGTGCCTATGCTATTTCTATCTGGTAGAAACAAAGGAGAGTTTTGAAAAGGTACCTTAGCTTCAAGGCAGTCCTCAGAAGCACTTCCCTGGAAGTTAAAATTACGCATGCATATAGATGCGGCAGCAGAAGCTCCAGGAGAAGATTCACGCTCTTTTGTATAAAGTTGCATGCAGATCATGTTTGATCGATGGCTGGCCTCcaagaaaaaattgaatttgtCATCGGAAGAAGCTGAAGTGTCTGATCAGattgtaattttttatcatGAATATGTCTTTTGAAAAGTTCATAATGAAGaaccaaacataaaaattgGTCAGTTGGTTGCTAGATATCAACTGGCTAAACTATACTAACTCAAATTTATAAGGGCAACTCAATCCTGAAATACAATTTTTCAGTGACACAGTGTTTCTTTTATGATGTTACATCTAAAGGCAAGATCAATGTGATATTTTTGAGCCAGAAAAGTTGCAGCCTCACATTTTATAGATAAAAGACAGTTGGCTGGTTATACAACATTTCCCTTATTCACCAAATCCGATACCTATGTTCACTCCAAAGACCCTATAGGCACTCATTCTTCCTAATTGATCATAGGTCACTAGACTCACTATCCAGTTGTTCAATCTGAAGAGTTCGATGAAAAGAACAAAAGCAGCTGTACGtgtaatgaaaaagaaattcaTACAATGGGTTTTCCTTTGAAGTTCTGAGACCAAACAATTGGCGATATATAACAGGTAGTGAGCATCAGTTCGAGCATATTGAACCATCTCTGGTGAGAGAGGACGTATTCTCCAATCTTCACGCTGTATATCATGCACCAAATGAGCTATGAAGGTCCACTTCAATTACCAGATAAACAATATCACAGGTTCAAAATAAAACACTCACAAGATAAGAAGTATGACATATGAATCACAATAAGCTCATCAAATCACAATAAAGTCTTTCAATAACAACAATATTGGGGAAACATTAAAAAATGGCAGTAAGGAAGGGATGCTCATAACCCAAAATGCCCAAAAGTAAATCTCAATTCTCAACCTGAGAATTAAATGGGGGGCATTTCCAAACTATAATATTAACAAATTCATATAGTACACAGTTTGTTAGTCAATAATTAGGAATTTTGAGAGCATCCAATTATGCTACGTGTGCTGACTAGAACCATCATTGAAAACTATACCTGTAGAGTTTTGTCAGTTGATACCCCACAATATGTCTCCAGCAAATAAGCTAAAGATTTGTAGGGCTTAGAGAGAACCTCACATGCCTGAAACAGcaaacatgaataaataaaattccatGGCAAGCCTATAGATCACTGGAAAGAACGCAAGTGCTTATTGCAGTATCAGGACACTAACACTCACTTTTGCAGTATCAAACAAGTTCACAACATATATGTGGAAGTCCCTCTGGAGCCAAATAACATCATTATCAGCTCCATGAAATACCTACACCACACAAAGAAAATGCAGATAAAAGTTCATAGTGATGCAGAATTATCAGCCTTCATTCTCTATCCAATCCATGGTTGAGCCACAGGAAAAGGCACATCAAATTTCTGAATGATACCTTGAATAACAATTCACATTGATAAACATCTTGATAGCCAGATGTAGATTGAAATAATGAATTTTTCAGCAATCTTATGTTTGATTTCTTAGTTAGGAATAATAGGCATAGTCGCATACTGATTCAGCGATTTGGCATACAATCTGCTTTTCTTATTTGAGTGAACTCAACCATAGAAATTCTAAGTTTTGAGAAACAATCAAGCAAGAACTCTTTAACAACATAATGCCTATTTTTCATCCATGCTCAAACGtagaaattctaggttttgaGAAGCAATCAAGCAAGAACTCTTTAGCAACATAATGCCCATTTttcatccatgcaaacaaatatgcCTTACTAAGATTGACACCTGTCAGCATGTGAAACCCATAAACAATTGTCTTATCATGCATTGCATTCTCGGCTTCGAACTGATAGCAATATTATTCATTCAAACACATTGTTATGCATGACTTCTCCTATTGTTATGCACAACTCTCCTAAACATGTCATACAATGGGATAAACAAaatgttagttttttttaacttgataTGAGAAAGTGTGGTCAAACATAATGTCTGTATTAATATTTACCTTACAAATGGATTGATCAGCGAACACGGGACGAAGCACACCAATCACATCATGCAACGCGATCGTGTCCACCAAAAAGTCCTCCCTCCGCGTCGACACCTATCCAAATCAACGCCCAAGCTGAAGAATGTTCGTTAACAGATAAACCCTAGCACAAAATCAAAGAATCAAACCTGCATCAAAGCAGTGAATCCGAGGAAAGAGCGAAGACTATGATGCTCAGTGTCAACAGCAAACACTCGCTCTTCACTCAGCAACCTCGCAAGCGACTCCAATTTCTCCTCCGTGTCAACCCAAACATACGAATCGCTCATTTCGGGACAATCGCAGCTCGTCGAGAAGAAGTTCGACGGATCCGGAGGGTTGCTCAGCAAATTGGTGATCAACTCTTCGTACGGGTGCGCTTTCTGAGAGATTTCACCATCGTCTAGCTTGAGATGGGCGAAAGGGGTGTAAGAGTTATCGGCAAGCACACTCTTGAAGCGGTTCTGGGGTTTGCTCTGTGGATCCGAGCAGGGCCACTGGGCGGCGATGGCAACAGTGCCGGAGCGGCGGCTGTGGAGAATAGTGGCGAGAAGAGGGATGAGAACAATGAAGGCGATGGCGATGATCGCGTTGATGGCCTCCATGGCCACCATTTTCGAGCTCCCGAGGTTTTCGTTCGAAGACGATGATGAGCTTTTGGGGCGGGAGTCGGCGCGACGGCGTCTCTTGTGTATCTAATCGGAGCTCCGAATCACTGTATAGGATCCGATAAGGATCCGAATAACAGTATTGTTTTAGGTGTAATTATTGGAAAGCCCTTGaaatttcttcaactttctttAAGGatccctattattattattattttaattgttttaagaCCCTAGTTTTTAAATGAGTTGATTCTAGTTCTTGCACCAAACCTGTTTATCCTGTCATGAGAGTGCatgaactaaaaaataattagaatcgTTAGTGGAACTTTTTTGGGGAACTTAGAAACTCTTTTGGTACTCTCCATTAATCATCCattctaacttttttttaatttaagaattTAAGACAAATCATGAGTGTCGttaaatatatacacatgcgGTTATAATCAAGCCTTGtgagatatattttaaaaaaacatatatattatatttaaatattacttaaataaaaacaccagttttttatattttttttgtgatctCTAGTAGGCGGTGATCtactttgttgtgtttttttcctttatttttccttttgttgtggtttttttggttttttttttgtcttagtTTCaattactttgtttttttattttcacaccGAGTcgattttgtattttttcttttctttctattgcatgtaatttatctattttttaaaaaataaaaaaataaaaaaaatctccatcGTTCTTCATTCTTGTTCATCACTTTCTTCAATCCTACTCTTAATAATATCTCCCATTTTGAATTACCTAGAAACATAAACCATGAAAGTTGATGTAGTGTCACTATAAATGGTCAGTatcttacaatttttttttttaccaatgtGATAAGCC includes the following:
- the LOC120267447 gene encoding protein RRP6-like 3 — translated: MVAMEAINAIIAIAFIVLIPLLATILHSRRSGTVAIAAQWPCSDPQSKPQNRFKSVLADNSYTPFAHLKLDDGEISQKAHPYEELITNLLSNPPDPSNFFSTSCDCPEMSDSYVWVDTEEKLESLARLLSEERVFAVDTEHHSLRSFLGFTALMQVSTRREDFLVDTIALHDVIGVLRPVFADQSICKVFHGADNDVIWLQRDFHIYVVNLFDTAKACEVLSKPYKSLAYLLETYCGVSTDKTLQREDWRIRPLSPEMVQYARTDAHYLLYIANCLVSELQRKTHYTSASSDDKFNFFLEASHRSNMICMQLYTKERESSPGASAAASICMRNFNFQGSASEDCLEAKDRIWKLCAWRDIMARIHDESLRYIMSDQAIVSLATKAPKDAKEIHDIEVEADMSYCSSTNYPSLPSPSPVVIAHMGELCYLLQEVNSNIDDMFRRYLQKHLDPSGCCPLSIYNCSLLSELNLRQPTTLFLKQNGGHSTVPVGKKASRELFVQKFSCKSPVYHNYRIYANDGRLLCFCDRRKLEWYLRRNLAKIVEDDPPAIMLLFEPKGRPEDEGNDFYIQSKKNICVGCGEKNHYLRYRIIPTCYRMHFPEYLKSHSSHDIVLLCVDCHEVAHSAAEKYKRKVAAEFGIPLFVQTIVESRENMIDAATKSEDTEKETGVSPLQLRIAAMALLRHGSTMPLKRRDELTEIVKAYFGGRDIIQDDLERALLVGLSPHERRRLEKKRGLSFKHRDIDAVAKDNSYITSVTNQDNGKISNKLEVSRGSTTYESTEGQDASVDINDQLEDNFLTDDNEQNADGETSHQGRGCISTTDTPNEDPSEQADAICSSSSGQVVKANRTKMVSLLGHGPHGKEVVKYLLNNHGEEGIRNFCQKWRQVFVDATNPRFLPAGWDIMHSGRREFGDYSVYNRGKKALPPPSTIL